In a genomic window of Allomeiothermus silvanus DSM 9946:
- a CDS encoding carbohydrate ABC transporter permease — translation MRWLKNKDSLYGVLVLLPSVILIAVFVYGFIGQTVYTSLTDWGKDPSQALSANPQIRFIGLENYRELFTGLIDSRFRQDLVNTIFFTLFFILGCLVLGLGLAMILDRGPAGEGFFRTIFLFPMSLSFIVTGTIWRWMLQPAGGVNQLPTVVGLPKGEFAWLTSRQQVWQFSWNDLPFYTALVVSAVLIWIAVAAFRGGQRRRGWIAAGSAGLLLLWALVIGNRLQLLPYDEPHGFNLAFIGIILAAVWQMSGYTMALYLAGLRGIPEELREAARVDGATEWQLYRYIIFPLLAPITLSAMIILGHISLKIFDLIFAMAGADNAPTDVPALLMYLTTFRANQIAKGAAIGTILLILVALVIVPYLYNQLKSEVRR, via the coding sequence ATGCGCTGGTTGAAAAACAAAGACTCTCTCTATGGCGTGCTGGTTTTGTTGCCCTCAGTCATTTTGATTGCTGTCTTCGTTTATGGCTTTATTGGTCAGACTGTCTACACCTCCCTTACCGACTGGGGTAAGGATCCGTCCCAAGCGCTTTCAGCTAACCCGCAGATCAGGTTTATCGGCCTCGAGAACTACCGTGAACTCTTCACCGGGCTGATTGACTCTCGCTTTCGACAGGATCTGGTCAACACCATTTTCTTCACCCTCTTTTTCATCCTGGGCTGCTTGGTGCTAGGCCTCGGTCTGGCCATGATCCTGGACCGGGGACCCGCCGGGGAAGGCTTTTTCCGCACCATCTTTTTATTCCCGATGTCGCTTTCGTTTATCGTCACCGGCACCATCTGGCGCTGGATGCTCCAACCGGCGGGCGGGGTGAACCAATTGCCCACCGTAGTGGGGCTACCCAAAGGGGAGTTTGCCTGGCTTACCAGCCGGCAGCAGGTCTGGCAGTTCAGCTGGAACGATCTTCCCTTCTATACCGCGCTGGTGGTCTCCGCAGTGCTGATCTGGATCGCGGTCGCAGCTTTCCGGGGGGGGCAGCGACGGCGGGGTTGGATAGCGGCGGGGTCTGCGGGGTTGCTGTTATTGTGGGCTTTGGTTATTGGGAATCGGCTACAGCTTCTTCCCTATGACGAACCCCATGGCTTCAATTTGGCCTTTATCGGCATCATCCTGGCCGCAGTATGGCAGATGTCGGGGTATACCATGGCTCTATACCTGGCGGGTCTGCGCGGCATCCCCGAGGAACTGCGCGAGGCGGCTCGAGTGGACGGGGCCACCGAGTGGCAGCTATACCGTTACATCATCTTCCCACTCCTGGCTCCCATCACCCTTTCGGCGATGATCATCCTAGGGCATATTTCCCTCAAGATCTTCGACCTGATCTTCGCCATGGCTGGGGCTGACAACGCCCCCACCGATGTGCCCGCGCTGTTGATGTACCTCACTACCTTCCGCGCCAACCAAATCGCCAAAGGGGCGGCTATCGGTACCATTTTGCTGATTTTGGTAGCGTTGGTGATCGTGCCCTACTTATATAACCAGCTCAAGAGCGAGGTGCGGCGATGA
- a CDS encoding tRNA (adenine-N1)-methyltransferase has product MKGTPLDPGGVTLDNSCVHYGDWVLLQDRRGRKYLFRLKEGQSFDHHRGSLKHEEILRAGYGSRITLGNGEPFSVHRPTLEDYVLYMPREATPTYPKDAAMITFLLDLAPGMQVLEAGSGSGGLTLFLARAVGPGGQVWSYESKARHQERAKRNLAAYMDSRETWGNVTFVLGDLREARLEPHSLDGVALDLMEPWTVLGNVVTALKVDRSVVAYLPNITQVVTLLEEVKQAGWPLQHERTLEVILRSWDVRPPIAHPDFQQVGHTAFLTQLRRLSG; this is encoded by the coding sequence GTGAAGGGTACACCCCTTGACCCTGGCGGGGTGACGCTCGACAATTCTTGCGTGCACTACGGCGACTGGGTGCTATTACAAGACCGCCGGGGCCGGAAGTACCTGTTTCGGCTCAAGGAAGGCCAGAGCTTTGACCACCACCGAGGCTCGTTGAAGCACGAGGAGATCCTAAGGGCCGGGTATGGCTCGAGGATCACCCTAGGGAACGGAGAACCCTTCAGCGTTCACCGCCCCACGCTCGAGGATTACGTCCTGTATATGCCCCGCGAGGCCACCCCCACCTACCCCAAAGACGCAGCGATGATCACCTTTCTGCTCGACTTGGCCCCGGGGATGCAGGTGCTCGAGGCAGGTTCGGGTTCGGGTGGGCTCACCCTGTTTTTGGCGCGGGCTGTAGGACCTGGGGGGCAGGTCTGGAGCTACGAGAGCAAAGCTCGCCACCAGGAGCGGGCCAAGCGGAACTTGGCAGCTTATATGGATAGCCGGGAAACCTGGGGGAACGTGACCTTCGTGTTGGGGGATTTGCGGGAGGCCAGGCTCGAGCCCCATTCCTTAGACGGGGTGGCCCTGGACCTGATGGAGCCCTGGACGGTGCTGGGCAACGTGGTGACGGCGCTCAAGGTGGACCGCTCGGTAGTGGCGTATCTGCCCAACATCACCCAGGTGGTAACGCTCCTAGAGGAGGTCAAGCAGGCAGGCTGGCCCTTACAGCACGAAAGGACGCTCGAGGTCATCCTGCGCAGTTGGGACGTGCGCCCTCCCATTGCCCACCCGGATTTTCAGCAGGTGGGACACACCGCGTTCTTGACCCAGTTGCGGCGGCTAAGCGGATAG
- a CDS encoding sensor histidine kinase gives MSLKYRIALSIATLSFVPNIVVLAGFLLSTRGQNSEIWLPLLLWAPFLALGSAGVGYLVATVLMRPVDELTRSLAYLRSTERVLAELTLPRPKERPPAEIAELREGFEELLEHLRQVMEGREAVFATLAHDLKTPLLAAIRALEYLEDADSIGPLRRKEVIRDLWKELSRSYWLVENLLTASRLETQKPNPEMLNLRAMLEDLRLRFADPAKQAGISLEVAGAGQARVDRHLLERALTNLITNALRHAKNRVMLRAGDGWVEVEDDGPGLPDSLERLSQPFRSQRLRGVRAGSAGLGMYVARRVAEVHGGKLESPSGQLGGACLRLRLN, from the coding sequence ATGTCGCTCAAATACCGCATCGCCCTCTCCATCGCTACCCTCTCCTTTGTTCCAAACATCGTCGTGTTGGCGGGGTTTCTGCTCAGCACTCGAGGGCAGAACTCCGAGATTTGGCTACCGCTGTTACTATGGGCACCCTTCTTGGCCCTGGGCTCGGCGGGGGTGGGGTATCTGGTGGCTACGGTCTTGATGCGCCCGGTGGACGAACTGACCCGTTCGCTGGCTTACCTGCGAAGCACTGAGCGCGTTTTGGCCGAACTCACCCTCCCCCGCCCCAAGGAGCGCCCACCCGCGGAGATCGCCGAGTTGCGGGAGGGCTTCGAGGAATTGCTCGAGCACCTGCGCCAGGTAATGGAAGGGCGCGAGGCGGTTTTCGCCACCCTGGCCCACGACCTCAAGACCCCGCTTTTGGCGGCCATTCGGGCCCTCGAATACCTCGAGGATGCCGACTCCATCGGCCCCCTTCGGCGCAAAGAGGTCATCCGCGACCTGTGGAAAGAGCTTTCACGGAGCTATTGGCTGGTGGAAAACCTGCTCACCGCCAGCCGCCTCGAGACCCAAAAACCCAACCCCGAAATGCTCAACTTGCGGGCCATGCTCGAGGACCTACGCTTACGGTTTGCCGACCCAGCAAAACAAGCCGGAATAAGCCTGGAGGTCGCGGGAGCGGGGCAGGCCCGGGTAGACCGTCACCTGCTCGAGCGGGCCCTCACCAACCTAATCACCAACGCTTTGCGCCACGCCAAGAACCGGGTGATGCTCCGGGCCGGGGACGGCTGGGTGGAGGTCGAGGACGACGGACCGGGGCTGCCGGATAGCCTTGAGCGCCTCTCCCAGCCCTTCCGTAGCCAGCGGTTGCGCGGGGTGCGGGCGGGCTCGGCGGGGTTGGGGATGTACGTGGCTCGGCGGGTCGCGGAGGTTCACGGGGGCAAGCTCGAAAGCCCCTCAGGTCAGTTGGGCGGGGCCTGCTTGCGGCTGAGGCTAAACTAG
- a CDS encoding ABC transporter substrate-binding protein — protein MRSLKRWLAIAALGLGLTSLAQGSGKLEIFSWWAGDEGPALQALIDLYKKRYPGVEVINATVTGGSGVNARAVLKTRMLGGDPPDSFQVHAGQELIGTWVVADRMEDLSSLFRQEGWTTKFPKGLLDLLSYKGGIWSVPVNIHRSNVMWYNPAKLKEWGVTPPKTWAEFLATCQTLKGKGLEAPLALGENWTQQHLWESVALGILGADDWARLWRGQLKFNDPKMLNVWNTFGKVLDCANKDAAGLSWQQAIDRVIEGTSAFNIMGDWAAGYMTTTKKLEPGTGFGWAPSPGTSGVFMMLSDSFGLPKGVKNRTNVINWLKLLGSKEGQDTFNPLKGSIAARTDSDPSKYSTYSQAAMKDWKSNKIVGSLVHGAVAPESFMSQFGTVIEIYLNGKNAQAAANAAQAIATQVGIGR, from the coding sequence ATGCGTTCACTCAAACGATGGTTGGCCATAGCTGCCCTGGGCCTGGGCCTCACGTCTTTGGCTCAGGGCAGCGGCAAGCTGGAGATCTTCTCCTGGTGGGCGGGCGATGAGGGGCCAGCCCTACAAGCCCTGATCGATCTCTACAAGAAGCGCTACCCCGGTGTGGAGGTGATCAACGCCACCGTGACCGGCGGTTCCGGAGTGAATGCCCGTGCAGTGCTCAAGACCCGAATGCTGGGGGGTGATCCGCCGGATAGCTTCCAGGTTCACGCCGGTCAAGAGCTGATCGGCACTTGGGTAGTGGCCGACCGCATGGAAGACCTCAGCAGTCTGTTCCGCCAAGAGGGCTGGACTACCAAGTTCCCCAAAGGCCTTCTTGACCTGCTCTCCTACAAAGGCGGCATCTGGAGCGTGCCGGTAAACATCCACCGCTCCAACGTGATGTGGTACAACCCGGCCAAGCTCAAAGAGTGGGGGGTGACCCCGCCTAAAACCTGGGCTGAGTTCCTGGCTACCTGCCAGACCCTCAAAGGCAAAGGCCTCGAGGCCCCCCTGGCGCTGGGCGAGAACTGGACCCAGCAGCACCTGTGGGAATCGGTGGCGCTGGGTATACTCGGAGCCGACGACTGGGCCCGGCTGTGGCGCGGCCAGCTCAAGTTCAACGACCCCAAGATGCTCAATGTCTGGAACACCTTCGGTAAGGTACTCGATTGCGCTAACAAAGATGCGGCTGGCCTCTCCTGGCAGCAAGCCATCGACCGGGTGATCGAAGGTACCTCGGCGTTCAACATCATGGGCGACTGGGCCGCAGGATATATGACCACCACTAAGAAGCTCGAGCCCGGAACCGGCTTCGGTTGGGCCCCCAGCCCTGGTACCAGCGGTGTGTTCATGATGCTCTCCGACTCCTTCGGGCTCCCCAAAGGGGTCAAGAATCGCACCAATGTGATCAATTGGCTCAAACTGCTGGGCTCCAAGGAAGGTCAGGACACCTTCAACCCGCTCAAGGGTTCCATCGCCGCCCGCACCGACTCCGATCCCAGCAAATACAGCACCTACTCGCAAGCGGCCATGAAAGATTGGAAGAGCAACAAGATTGTGGGCTCGCTGGTCCACGGCGCGGTAGCCCCCGAGTCTTTCATGAGCCAGTTCGGCACCGTGATTGAGATTTACCTCAACGGCAAGAACGCTCAAGCTGCTGCCAACGCGGCCCAGGCCATCGCCACCCAGGTCGGCATAGGCCGCTAA
- a CDS encoding cyclic-di-AMP receptor — protein MKLLITIVQDADAPGLIKALSEHGFQSTKLASTGGFLREGSTTLLIGVEDSQVEAVKDVIREKCRTRTRLITPGVPMAEAPDPFLAQPVEVRVGGAVVFILNVEEFMKV, from the coding sequence ATGAAGCTGTTAATCACCATCGTGCAGGACGCAGATGCACCGGGTTTGATCAAAGCCCTGTCCGAGCACGGCTTCCAAAGCACCAAGCTGGCTTCCACCGGAGGGTTCCTGCGCGAAGGCAGCACCACCCTGCTCATCGGAGTAGAAGACTCCCAGGTCGAGGCAGTCAAGGACGTGATCCGGGAAAAATGCCGCACGAGAACGAGGCTCATCACCCCTGGCGTCCCCATGGCCGAGGCCCCCGACCCCTTCCTGGCCCAGCCGGTAGAGGTAAGAGTAGGCGGGGCGGTGGTGTTTATCCTCAACGTCGAGGAGTTCATGAAGGTGTAG
- a CDS encoding Rqc2 family fibronectin-binding protein: MEGLLIHAILRDLKPRLPVQTLGWVFPDEGTAALLLEGIGNLVLRYRPPNPILTLEPGELEGEPKTPFQRMLATRAKGRLREVQQVKLDRVVRLFFEGEHGFVDTPPTRLIFELTGRNANLILTDPEDRILGLDRNVTRQVNRFRELRPGLPYTPPPPYQKLDPRTANQADLRVLLGQRLAQAAQKNLDGIGKELAQELARRAGLTPETLLSEPHLPTLYKALQSLVAQPGERAALSKDLREAWEQEQIEALRKPLREALLKRKKTLEARLEDYHKALARLDEAAKLRAWGDLLLAYSQQVQPHLSEAVLIDFQGQEVKIPLEPSLSPAQNAEKYYSRAKRLEANALRGGELEPKTQEQLAKLAAELEAIEKAGRAELMQRLERTRQDRSSEVGLRFQSPSGFTVWVGRSSKENEFLTRTAHSQDLWFHVQGIPGSHVILRTAGQNAPLPDLLFAAQLAAFYSKAKGDKNVPVDYTSKKNVWRPRKAAAGQVLYTGAKTLFVDADLPEGVSEA, from the coding sequence ATGGAAGGTCTCCTCATCCACGCTATCCTGCGCGACCTAAAGCCGCGCCTCCCGGTGCAGACTTTGGGCTGGGTCTTTCCCGACGAGGGCACAGCGGCGTTGCTGCTCGAGGGCATCGGCAACCTGGTGCTGCGCTACCGACCGCCCAACCCGATCCTCACCTTGGAGCCTGGGGAACTCGAAGGGGAGCCTAAAACCCCCTTTCAGCGGATGCTCGCCACGCGGGCCAAAGGAAGATTGCGCGAGGTCCAGCAGGTCAAGCTTGACCGAGTGGTACGGCTCTTTTTCGAAGGGGAGCACGGTTTCGTGGACACCCCCCCCACCCGGCTCATCTTCGAGCTCACCGGGCGGAACGCAAACCTGATCTTAACCGACCCCGAAGACCGAATTCTGGGCCTGGACCGCAACGTGACCCGCCAGGTCAACCGCTTCCGCGAACTGCGACCCGGCCTGCCCTACACCCCTCCCCCGCCCTACCAGAAGCTCGACCCCCGCACCGCGAACCAAGCCGATCTGCGCGTCTTGCTGGGGCAAAGACTCGCCCAGGCAGCGCAGAAAAACCTCGATGGCATTGGGAAAGAGCTGGCGCAGGAGTTGGCGCGGCGGGCAGGGCTGACCCCCGAAACCCTCCTCAGCGAGCCCCACCTGCCGACCCTCTACAAGGCCCTGCAAAGCTTGGTAGCGCAACCTGGCGAGCGCGCGGCTTTATCGAAAGACCTTCGCGAAGCCTGGGAGCAAGAACAGATCGAAGCCCTGCGAAAGCCGCTCCGCGAAGCCCTGCTCAAGCGGAAAAAGACCCTGGAGGCCCGGCTGGAGGACTACCACAAAGCCTTGGCCCGGCTCGATGAAGCCGCCAAGCTACGCGCCTGGGGCGATCTGCTTTTGGCCTACAGCCAGCAGGTGCAACCCCATTTGAGCGAGGCCGTCCTTATCGATTTCCAAGGGCAGGAAGTGAAGATTCCGCTCGAGCCCAGCCTCTCCCCCGCGCAAAACGCGGAGAAGTACTACTCTCGGGCCAAGCGGCTCGAGGCCAACGCTCTTCGGGGAGGGGAACTCGAGCCCAAGACTCAGGAACAACTGGCGAAGCTCGCGGCAGAACTCGAAGCTATCGAAAAGGCTGGGCGGGCGGAACTGATGCAGAGGCTCGAGCGCACCCGCCAGGACCGCTCTTCCGAGGTCGGGCTGCGGTTTCAGTCCCCTTCGGGCTTCACGGTGTGGGTAGGTCGAAGCTCCAAGGAGAACGAGTTTCTCACCCGCACCGCCCACTCACAAGACCTGTGGTTCCACGTCCAGGGTATCCCCGGCTCGCACGTCATCCTGCGCACGGCGGGCCAGAACGCCCCTCTCCCAGACCTCCTTTTCGCCGCCCAACTCGCCGCCTTCTACTCCAAGGCCAAGGGAGACAAGAACGTGCCAGTGGACTACACCTCTAAGAAAAATGTCTGGCGACCCCGCAAGGCTGCTGCCGGGCAGGTGCTCTACACCGGGGCTAAGACCCTGTTCGTGGATGCGGACCTGCCCGAAGGTGTCTCAGAGGCTTAG
- a CDS encoding response regulator produces the protein MRLLIADDHPLFRLGLRAALEREGFAVVGEASDGEETVKLGLKLRPEAILLDIKMPKRDGISACRALREGGYAGLIAMVTTFHEPALVHQAATAGADAYWSKEMPPDELAHRLRRLQKGLEPRLRAPDLPELTPREKTVLRLLVQGLSTKEMAQELGLSPDTVKDHLERLYGKLSARNRVEALERARGLGFL, from the coding sequence ATGCGACTCTTAATCGCCGACGACCACCCCCTGTTCCGCCTCGGGCTGCGGGCCGCGCTCGAGCGCGAGGGGTTTGCCGTGGTCGGCGAGGCGAGCGACGGAGAGGAAACGGTAAAGCTAGGCTTAAAGCTTCGCCCCGAGGCCATCCTGCTCGACATCAAGATGCCTAAGCGGGACGGAATCTCCGCCTGCCGGGCTTTGCGCGAGGGGGGCTACGCCGGGCTCATCGCTATGGTCACCACCTTTCACGAACCTGCCCTGGTCCATCAAGCAGCTACAGCCGGGGCTGACGCCTACTGGTCGAAGGAAATGCCCCCCGACGAGTTGGCCCACCGCCTAAGGCGACTGCAAAAAGGGCTCGAGCCCCGCCTGCGGGCCCCCGACCTACCGGAGCTGACCCCGCGAGAAAAAACCGTATTGCGCCTGCTGGTGCAGGGGCTTTCTACCAAGGAGATGGCCCAGGAGCTGGGGCTTTCGCCGGACACGGTAAAGGATCACCTCGAGCGCCTGTACGGCAAGCTCTCGGCCCGAAACCGCGTAGAAGCTTTGGAGCGAGCCAGGGGCTTGGGTTTTCTTTAG
- a CDS encoding carbohydrate ABC transporter permease: protein MTLTPGRILQYALLLIATLFFLLPVYLVVVTALKEPSAITLQSTWQLPQRWYWESFSEAWRAFLPKLQNSFLLTITATILSALLGSINGYVLSKWKFPGANIIFPLMLFGMFIPYQAVLIPLFQFVREIGLGGSLWGLILVHVVYGLPITTLIFRNYYAEIPDELIEASRIDGAGFFGIYSKVVFPLSVPGFVVVIIWQFTQIWNEFLFAVTLVSSPANQPITVALAQLAGGEAVKWNLPMAGALLAALPTLLVYIFLGRYFIRGLLAGSVKG, encoded by the coding sequence ATGACCCTTACCCCCGGACGCATCCTGCAATACGCGCTGCTCCTGATCGCTACGCTGTTCTTCTTGCTACCGGTGTATCTGGTAGTGGTCACCGCGCTCAAGGAGCCCTCTGCCATTACCTTGCAGTCCACCTGGCAACTGCCCCAGCGATGGTACTGGGAGAGCTTTTCCGAGGCTTGGAGGGCGTTCTTGCCCAAGCTGCAAAACTCCTTCTTGTTGACCATCACCGCCACCATCCTCTCGGCCTTGCTGGGCTCGATTAACGGTTACGTGCTCTCCAAGTGGAAGTTTCCAGGGGCCAACATCATCTTCCCGCTGATGCTTTTTGGCATGTTTATCCCCTACCAAGCGGTGCTCATCCCGCTCTTTCAGTTCGTGCGCGAGATCGGGCTGGGCGGGAGCCTGTGGGGGCTGATCCTGGTGCACGTGGTCTATGGCCTACCCATCACCACGCTGATCTTCCGCAACTACTACGCCGAGATCCCCGACGAACTCATCGAGGCCAGCCGCATTGACGGGGCCGGGTTCTTCGGCATCTACAGCAAGGTGGTCTTTCCGCTTTCGGTGCCGGGTTTCGTGGTAGTGATCATCTGGCAGTTCACCCAGATCTGGAACGAGTTTCTCTTCGCGGTAACACTGGTCAGTAGCCCCGCCAACCAACCCATCACTGTAGCGCTAGCCCAGCTCGCGGGCGGGGAGGCGGTGAAATGGAATCTGCCCATGGCCGGAGCGCTTCTAGCTGCGTTGCCGACGCTCTTGGTGTACATCTTTTTGGGTCGGTACTTTATTCGCGGTTTGCTGGCGGGATCGGTCAAGGGCTGA
- the lepA gene encoding translation elongation factor 4, translating to MQERIRNFSIIAHVDHGKSTLADRILQMTHAVSVREMREQFLDSLELERERGITIKASAVRLFYQAKDGQTYTFNLIDTPGHVDFGYEVSRALAAVEGVLLVVDASQGVEAQTIANFYLALEHEHTIIPVVNKIDLPSARPEEVALEIEEVLGLPTEEVVFASGKTGQGVEDILEAIVRRIPAPAGQPTNPLKALIFDSIFDAYQGVIPYVRVFEGAVTRGDKIRIWSTGKEFEVDKVGVFRPGALEPVARLGPGEVGWITANIREIGEAQVGDTITLADNPTDGPYPGFKPAKPVVFAGMYPVDTQDYNRLRDALEKLKLNDAALSFEPETSEALGFGFRCGFLGLLHAEIVQERLEREFNLNLISTAPSVIYRVLTTDGEMIEVHNPSMLPDPATIAALEEPYVRLTVYTPEEYVGPIMQLLQEKRGRMDHMNYLGTRERAKRVELVYQVPFGEILYDFHDRLKSLSRGYASMDYEQAGYQEGDLVKVQILVNEEPVDALAFIAHRDKAYTIGRSIVDKLAEVIPRQQFAVPIQAAIGGKIIARATVKALRKDVLAKCYGGDVSRKKKLLEKQKEGKKRLKAIGSVEVPQEAFLAVLSAGRE from the coding sequence GTGCAGGAACGCATACGCAATTTCTCCATCATCGCCCACGTAGACCACGGCAAGTCCACGCTCGCCGATCGCATCCTCCAGATGACCCACGCGGTCAGCGTCCGCGAGATGCGCGAGCAGTTTTTGGATTCCCTCGAGCTCGAGCGCGAACGCGGCATCACCATCAAAGCTAGCGCGGTGCGGCTTTTCTACCAGGCCAAAGACGGCCAGACCTACACCTTCAACCTCATTGATACCCCCGGCCACGTGGACTTCGGCTACGAGGTAAGCCGGGCCCTGGCCGCCGTGGAAGGGGTGCTGCTGGTGGTGGATGCCTCCCAGGGCGTCGAGGCCCAGACCATCGCCAACTTCTACCTGGCCCTCGAGCACGAGCACACCATCATCCCGGTGGTGAACAAGATCGACCTCCCTTCCGCCCGGCCCGAGGAAGTAGCCCTCGAGATCGAGGAGGTATTGGGCCTCCCTACTGAGGAGGTGGTGTTCGCCTCTGGTAAGACCGGCCAAGGGGTGGAGGACATCCTCGAGGCCATCGTAAGGCGCATCCCGGCCCCCGCGGGCCAACCCACCAACCCGCTCAAGGCGCTCATCTTCGACTCGATCTTCGACGCTTACCAGGGGGTGATCCCCTACGTGCGGGTCTTCGAGGGGGCAGTTACCCGCGGGGACAAGATCCGCATCTGGTCCACCGGAAAAGAGTTCGAGGTGGACAAGGTAGGAGTCTTTCGGCCCGGCGCGCTCGAGCCTGTCGCTCGGCTCGGCCCCGGCGAGGTGGGCTGGATCACCGCCAACATCCGCGAGATCGGCGAGGCCCAAGTGGGCGACACCATCACCCTGGCCGACAACCCCACGGATGGCCCCTACCCCGGTTTCAAACCGGCCAAGCCGGTGGTCTTCGCCGGGATGTACCCGGTGGACACCCAGGACTACAACCGCCTCCGCGACGCCTTGGAGAAGCTCAAGCTCAACGACGCTGCGCTCTCCTTCGAGCCGGAGACCTCCGAGGCGCTGGGCTTCGGCTTCCGCTGCGGGTTTTTGGGTCTGCTACACGCCGAGATCGTGCAGGAGAGGCTCGAGCGGGAGTTCAACCTCAACCTGATCTCCACTGCCCCCAGCGTCATCTACCGGGTCCTCACCACCGATGGGGAGATGATCGAGGTGCATAACCCCTCTATGCTGCCCGACCCCGCCACCATCGCGGCGCTGGAGGAGCCCTACGTCCGGCTTACCGTCTACACCCCTGAGGAGTACGTCGGGCCGATCATGCAGCTATTACAAGAAAAACGTGGACGGATGGACCATATGAACTATCTGGGCACCCGCGAGCGCGCCAAGCGGGTGGAGCTGGTGTACCAAGTGCCCTTCGGGGAGATCCTCTACGACTTCCACGACCGCCTCAAGAGCCTCTCGCGCGGGTATGCCTCGATGGACTACGAGCAGGCCGGATACCAAGAAGGCGACTTGGTCAAGGTGCAGATTCTGGTCAATGAGGAACCCGTAGACGCGCTGGCTTTCATCGCCCACCGGGACAAGGCCTACACTATTGGCCGCAGCATCGTGGATAAGCTGGCCGAGGTAATCCCCCGCCAACAGTTCGCAGTGCCCATCCAGGCCGCCATCGGCGGGAAGATCATCGCCCGGGCCACGGTGAAGGCCCTGCGCAAAGACGTACTCGCCAAGTGCTACGGCGGCGATGTCAGCCGCAAGAAGAAACTGTTGGAGAAGCAGAAGGAGGGTAAGAAGCGCCTCAAGGCCATCGGTAGCGTAGAGGTGCCGCAGGAGGCCTTTCTGGCGGTGCTCTCGGCGGGGAGGGAGTGA
- a CDS encoding DsbA family protein → MKRWCGLLAAFLLGHAWAQISFPPENLTQALGVNSQGRTFTYNRGTVQLELLAGLVYKVGYRGPATDYLGAGRVLAAGIGEPKIAEAFLGFMRQNADKLRGKGPQNIGVVDGFTFTLTLAADLSFTLAPVEIKDFGPDRHVLGKSGVMIREFSDFQCPYCKQFTLQVKPELEKRYINPGLARFSFRHFPLTQIHPQAMPAALAAECAAQQGKFFEYHDALFEKGINVSARAQELKLDELKLLRCTQDPATRQIIESDLAMGNQVGVNGTPTVFVGPFRLPNAYDIDAYERYIKMANAL, encoded by the coding sequence ATGAAACGTTGGTGCGGCTTGCTGGCCGCCTTTTTGTTGGGCCACGCCTGGGCCCAGATCAGCTTTCCCCCGGAAAATCTGACCCAAGCGTTAGGAGTAAATAGCCAAGGCCGGACCTTCACCTACAACCGGGGGACGGTGCAGCTCGAGCTGCTGGCCGGATTAGTCTACAAGGTGGGCTACCGGGGCCCCGCTACTGACTACCTAGGCGCCGGGCGGGTGCTGGCCGCGGGGATCGGGGAGCCCAAGATCGCTGAGGCTTTCCTGGGCTTCATGCGGCAGAACGCCGACAAACTGCGGGGCAAGGGGCCGCAGAACATCGGGGTGGTGGATGGCTTCACCTTCACCCTAACCCTGGCCGCTGACCTGAGCTTTACCCTGGCCCCGGTGGAGATCAAGGACTTTGGGCCAGATCGGCACGTTTTGGGCAAGAGCGGGGTGATGATCCGGGAGTTCTCTGACTTCCAGTGCCCGTACTGCAAACAGTTCACGCTGCAAGTCAAGCCGGAGCTTGAGAAGCGCTACATCAACCCTGGCTTGGCCCGCTTCAGCTTCCGGCACTTCCCCCTGACCCAGATCCACCCCCAGGCCATGCCTGCCGCCTTGGCCGCCGAATGTGCCGCTCAGCAGGGTAAGTTCTTCGAGTACCACGATGCCCTCTTTGAAAAGGGTATCAACGTCTCGGCCCGGGCCCAGGAACTTAAGCTGGACGAACTAAAGCTGCTCCGCTGTACCCAAGACCCGGCCACCCGGCAGATCATCGAATCCGACTTAGCGATGGGCAACCAGGTGGGGGTGAACGGGACGCCCACGGTGTTTGTGGGTCCTTTTCGCCTGCCCAACGCCTACGACATAGACGCCTACGAGCGCTACATCAAGATGGCCAACGCCCTGTGA